One Fundidesulfovibrio magnetotacticus genomic window carries:
- a CDS encoding metal-dependent hydrolase gives MQHELTWNGHSNFTLKTGGQTILIDPFYDGNPNAALASKDVAQADHVLVTHDHGDHVGQAVAICQATGAKLLAIVETCSKLVDQGLPREQVVNGIGINIGGSIALGGVKATMVQAVHSSESGLPVGYILTLADGFTLYHAGDTAIFATMELYGKLFHIDMALLPVGGVFTMDARQAAVACKLLRCHQVLPMHWGTFPVLEKNTRAFGLALEDLGVETMMVRCQPGQTITLQKNPFNEDCGCD, from the coding sequence ATGCAGCACGAACTTACCTGGAACGGCCATTCCAACTTCACCCTGAAGACCGGGGGCCAGACCATCCTCATCGACCCCTTCTACGACGGCAACCCCAACGCGGCGCTGGCCTCCAAGGACGTGGCCCAGGCCGACCACGTGCTGGTGACCCACGACCACGGCGACCACGTGGGCCAGGCCGTGGCCATTTGCCAGGCCACCGGGGCCAAGCTCCTGGCCATCGTGGAGACGTGCTCCAAACTGGTGGACCAAGGGCTGCCGCGCGAGCAGGTGGTGAACGGCATCGGCATCAACATCGGGGGCTCCATCGCCCTGGGCGGCGTGAAGGCCACCATGGTGCAGGCCGTGCACTCCAGCGAGTCCGGCCTGCCGGTGGGCTACATCCTCACCCTGGCCGACGGCTTCACGCTCTACCACGCTGGCGACACGGCCATTTTCGCCACCATGGAGCTCTACGGGAAGCTCTTCCACATCGACATGGCCCTGCTGCCCGTGGGCGGCGTGTTCACCATGGACGCACGCCAGGCGGCCGTGGCCTGCAAGCTGCTGCGCTGCCATCAGGTGCTGCCCATGCACTGGGGGACCTTCCCGGTGCTCGAGAAGAACACCCGGGCCTTCGGACTGGCCCTTGAGGACCTGGGCGTGGAGACCATGATGGTGCGCTGCCAGCCCGGGCAGACCATCACCCTCCAGAAGAACCCCTTCAACGAGGACTGCGGCTGCGACTGA
- the clpS gene encoding ATP-dependent Clp protease adapter ClpS, whose translation MTDSLNQEETLSGTGVEDEIREPRKYKVLLHNDDYTTMEFVVRVLVSVFHKSEAEATRIMLAVHQNGKGVCGVFTAEVAETKVVMVRQLAKEGGFPLKCTMEEE comes from the coding sequence ATGACAGACTCACTGAACCAGGAAGAAACCCTCTCGGGAACCGGCGTCGAAGACGAGATCCGGGAACCCCGCAAATACAAGGTGCTCCTGCACAACGACGACTACACCACCATGGAGTTCGTCGTGCGGGTGCTGGTGAGCGTCTTTCACAAGTCCGAGGCCGAGGCCACCCGGATCATGCTTGCCGTGCACCAGAACGGCAAGGGCGTGTGCGGCGTGTTCACGGCCGAGGTGGCCGAAACGAAAGTAGTCATGGTGCGCCAGTTGGCCAAGGAGGGGGGCTTCCCCCTCAAGTGCACCATGGAAGAGGAATAA
- a CDS encoding TIGR00730 family Rossman fold protein, whose amino-acid sequence MKNLCVFLGSNPGTKPGYAEAAGEMGRLLAARGVGLVYGGAKNGLMGVLARAAAEAGGRVIGVLPGFLKAKELAFEGLTEMHEVESMHERKALMAELSDGFVAMPGGLGTLEEIFEVATWGQLALHAKPVGFLNILGYYDKLTGFLNHMVDEGFLKSPHRNNLLFSDDPGELLDLMEAHRPAVLGKWYGLEKS is encoded by the coding sequence ATGAAGAACCTCTGCGTGTTCCTGGGCTCCAACCCCGGGACGAAGCCGGGCTACGCCGAGGCCGCCGGGGAGATGGGACGTCTCCTGGCGGCCCGGGGCGTGGGGCTGGTGTACGGCGGGGCCAAAAACGGGCTCATGGGCGTGCTGGCCCGGGCCGCGGCCGAGGCCGGAGGCCGCGTGATCGGCGTGCTGCCGGGGTTCCTCAAGGCCAAGGAGCTGGCCTTCGAGGGGCTTACGGAGATGCACGAGGTGGAGTCCATGCACGAGCGCAAGGCGCTCATGGCCGAACTCTCCGACGGCTTCGTGGCCATGCCGGGGGGGCTCGGAACGCTGGAGGAGATCTTCGAGGTGGCCACCTGGGGACAGCTGGCCCTGCACGCCAAACCGGTGGGTTTCCTGAACATCCTCGGCTACTACGACAAGCTCACGGGATTTCTGAACCACATGGTGGACGAAGGCTTCCTCAAAAGCCCTCACCGCAACAACCTGCTCTTCTCCGACGACCCCGGGGAACTGCTGGACCTCATGGAGGCGCACCGCCCCGCCGTGCTCGGCAAGTGGTACGGGCTGGAGAAGTCGTGA
- the uvrC gene encoding excinuclease ABC subunit UvrC, giving the protein MFEFVPRDFPQDPGVYLMKNAQGKVLYVGKAVNLRSRLSSYFRADVPHPRTRAMVARVAGVDVLVTATEKEALLLEASLIKKHRPRYNVVLRDDKSHILFKLDKTQEFPKIAFTRRVVRDGSAYFGPFTSAGAARRTWKELGKLFPLRKCRDASFKNRVRPCLYHHIGQCLAPCAGNVSPQEYAALVRRVEAFLSGRSAEVIKRVEREMLEASEALQFERAADLRDLAAAMRATVEGQAAVLPNHADLDAVDVFTAPSGLGLCVLFVRQGRLLDRASFHWTDVDEAALPDILPSFLAQFYRPESFVPGRVLLSRRALEALGAAGLSLAAEVLTERREARCVLDGARNEAEERLLEIASANASRALSEARVQDGEGEGVPALLGRRLGLGREARRIETVDASHLGGKGMRVGMVVFEEGRFAKDDYRLFAFPELEGTGDDYAALSSWVARRIGLGEPWPDLVLVDGGRGQLAAVERAMAQAGLPRLWELASIAKSGRAKNAQEDQIFRPGRKNPVGLRPGSRELLFLQKLRDEAHRYVIGRQRQARKKAGLHSEVLGLPGVGPKTAKLLWDRFGDLERLLAATEQDLMGLDGFGPAKAQSVGEALAALRKARSRPA; this is encoded by the coding sequence ATGTTCGAGTTCGTCCCCAGGGATTTCCCGCAGGACCCGGGCGTCTATCTCATGAAGAACGCCCAGGGCAAGGTGCTCTACGTGGGCAAGGCCGTGAACCTGCGCTCGCGGCTTTCCTCCTATTTCCGCGCCGACGTGCCCCATCCCCGCACCCGGGCCATGGTGGCGCGCGTGGCCGGGGTGGACGTGCTCGTCACGGCCACGGAGAAGGAGGCCCTGCTCCTGGAGGCCAGCCTCATCAAGAAGCACCGTCCCCGCTACAACGTGGTGCTGCGCGACGACAAAAGCCACATCCTCTTCAAGCTCGACAAGACCCAGGAGTTCCCCAAGATCGCCTTCACCCGCCGCGTGGTGCGCGACGGCTCGGCCTATTTCGGCCCCTTCACCTCCGCCGGGGCCGCCCGCCGCACCTGGAAGGAGCTGGGCAAGCTCTTCCCCCTGCGCAAATGCCGCGACGCCAGCTTCAAAAACCGCGTGCGCCCCTGCCTCTACCACCACATCGGCCAATGCCTGGCCCCCTGCGCTGGCAACGTCTCGCCCCAGGAGTACGCCGCGCTCGTACGCAGGGTGGAGGCCTTCCTCTCGGGGCGCTCGGCCGAGGTGATCAAGCGCGTGGAGCGCGAAATGCTCGAAGCCTCCGAGGCCCTCCAGTTCGAGCGCGCCGCCGACCTGCGCGACCTGGCCGCCGCCATGCGCGCCACCGTCGAGGGCCAGGCCGCCGTCTTGCCCAACCACGCCGACCTGGACGCCGTGGACGTGTTCACCGCGCCTTCGGGCCTGGGCCTGTGCGTGCTCTTCGTGCGCCAGGGCAGGCTCCTGGACCGCGCCAGCTTCCACTGGACCGACGTGGACGAGGCCGCGCTCCCCGATATCCTGCCGAGCTTCCTGGCCCAGTTCTACCGCCCCGAGAGCTTCGTGCCGGGCCGGGTGCTCCTTTCGCGCCGCGCCCTGGAGGCCCTGGGCGCAGCGGGCCTGTCCCTGGCGGCCGAGGTGCTCACGGAGCGCCGGGAGGCGCGCTGTGTGCTGGACGGAGCGCGCAACGAGGCCGAGGAACGCCTGCTGGAGATCGCCTCGGCCAACGCATCGCGCGCCCTGAGCGAAGCCCGCGTGCAGGACGGGGAGGGCGAGGGCGTTCCCGCGCTCCTGGGCCGCAGGCTGGGACTCGGACGCGAGGCCCGGCGCATCGAGACCGTGGACGCCTCCCACCTGGGCGGCAAGGGCATGCGCGTGGGCATGGTGGTCTTCGAGGAGGGGCGCTTCGCCAAGGACGACTACAGGCTTTTCGCCTTTCCGGAGCTGGAGGGCACGGGGGACGACTACGCCGCGCTCTCCTCCTGGGTGGCCCGGCGCATCGGGCTGGGCGAGCCCTGGCCGGACCTCGTGCTGGTGGACGGCGGCAGGGGGCAGCTGGCGGCCGTGGAGCGGGCCATGGCCCAGGCCGGTCTGCCGCGCCTGTGGGAGCTGGCCTCCATCGCCAAGTCCGGCCGCGCCAAGAACGCCCAGGAGGACCAGATCTTCCGGCCCGGGCGCAAGAACCCCGTGGGTCTGCGCCCCGGATCGAGGGAACTGCTCTTCCTGCAAAAGCTGCGCGACGAGGCCCACCGCTACGTCATCGGGCGCCAGCGCCAGGCCCGCAAAAAGGCGGGACTGCACAGCGAGGTGCTGGGCCTGCCGGGCGTCGGCCCCAAAACGGCGAAACTCCTCTGGGACCGCTTCGGCGATCTGGAGCGCCTCCTGGCCGCCACCGAACAGGACCTCATGGGCCTGGACGGCTTCGGCCCGGCCAAGGCCCAGAGCGTGGGCGAGGCCCTGGCGGCGCTGCGAAAGGCCCGCTCCCGCCCCGCCTGA
- a CDS encoding type II toxin-antitoxin system RelE/ParE family toxin produces the protein MTYTARRYAFEDGKEPFSLWFKALRDFRAKAAILKRIERLEAGNFGAAKPCRNGVHELVVDFGPGYRVYYGLVGKEIVLLLCAGDKRTQQADIDRAISYLDDYRERTR, from the coding sequence ATGACGTACACCGCCCGCCGATACGCCTTTGAAGATGGCAAGGAGCCTTTCAGCCTGTGGTTCAAAGCCTTGCGCGACTTCCGGGCCAAGGCCGCGATCCTGAAGCGGATCGAGCGCCTTGAAGCGGGCAATTTCGGCGCTGCCAAACCATGCCGGAACGGAGTGCATGAATTGGTGGTGGATTTCGGGCCAGGGTACAGAGTCTATTACGGCCTGGTGGGGAAGGAGATCGTCCTGTTGCTCTGCGCCGGGGACAAAAGGACGCAGCAGGCCGACATAGACAGGGCCATCAGCTATTTGGACGACTACAGGGAGCGTACGCGGTGA
- a CDS encoding TIGR00725 family protein, which translates to MKKRISVIGAGECGPDVEAVAHRLGTLIAQNGFDLLCGGRMGVQRAACRGAKEAGGFTIGLLPGLDFTQANEFVDVPVVTGLGHMRNFLVVKNGAAAVAVEGGAGTLSEIGLAMKSGIPVVAIGRWSGVDGVRAARDADEAMDIVLSLVGR; encoded by the coding sequence ATGAAAAAGCGTATTTCCGTCATCGGTGCGGGCGAATGCGGCCCGGATGTCGAGGCCGTGGCCCATCGCCTCGGCACGCTCATCGCCCAGAACGGGTTCGACCTGCTCTGCGGCGGGCGCATGGGCGTGCAGCGCGCCGCCTGTCGCGGGGCCAAGGAGGCCGGAGGCTTCACCATCGGGTTGCTGCCCGGGCTCGATTTCACCCAGGCCAACGAGTTCGTGGACGTTCCCGTGGTCACGGGCCTGGGGCACATGCGCAACTTCCTGGTGGTGAAGAACGGCGCGGCTGCGGTGGCCGTGGAGGGCGGCGCGGGCACGCTCTCCGAGATCGGCCTGGCCATGAAATCCGGGATTCCCGTGGTGGCCATCGGGCGCTGGTCCGGCGTGGACGGCGTGCGCGCGGCGCGCGACGCCGACGAGGCCATGGACATCGTGCTCTCCCTGGTGGGCCGCTGA
- a CDS encoding LapA family protein produces the protein MRFIKFVLLVVFFLFFMVFFIQNQAQLATALELKFSLFTLNWQAQPLPFYLVVLIFFVLGALFSTIFFVIDRIRVGSVCSSAQSKAKSLQAELDSLKAKQSLASPAPAPVVTPAPEAETKTESKA, from the coding sequence ATGCGTTTCATCAAGTTCGTGCTGCTGGTGGTGTTCTTCCTGTTCTTCATGGTGTTCTTCATCCAGAACCAGGCCCAGCTGGCCACGGCCCTGGAGCTGAAGTTCAGCCTGTTCACCCTGAACTGGCAGGCGCAGCCGCTGCCCTTCTACCTCGTGGTGCTCATCTTCTTCGTGCTGGGCGCGCTGTTCAGCACCATCTTCTTCGTGATCGACCGCATCCGCGTCGGATCGGTGTGCAGCTCCGCCCAGTCCAAGGCCAAGAGCCTCCAGGCCGAGCTGGACTCCCTCAAGGCCAAGCAGAGCCTCGCCTCCCCGGCTCCCGCCCCGGTCGTCACCCCGGCCCCCGAAGCCGAGACCAAGACCGAGAGCAAGGCCTAA
- a CDS encoding type IV secretion protein Rhs: protein MKALIPLFLFLLFLGASAVRAQTTERRYDAQGRYQGQVRRDQQGGSRAYDSHGSYRGRTETNASGETRSYDAHGGYQGRQSPDGRLYDSHGSYKGRVETDTSGNQRLYDSHGSYQGRIDKDGRRYDAQGRYQGRNAP from the coding sequence ATGAAGGCCCTCATTCCCCTCTTCCTTTTTCTGCTTTTCCTCGGCGCGTCCGCCGTCCGGGCGCAGACCACCGAACGCCGCTACGACGCCCAGGGGCGCTACCAGGGCCAGGTCCGGCGCGACCAGCAGGGCGGCTCCCGCGCCTACGACAGCCACGGCTCCTACCGGGGCCGCACCGAGACCAACGCCTCCGGGGAAACGCGCAGCTACGACGCCCACGGCGGCTACCAGGGGCGGCAATCCCCGGACGGACGCCTCTACGACAGCCACGGCAGCTACAAGGGCAGGGTGGAGACGGACACCTCGGGCAACCAGCGCCTCTACGACAGCCACGGCAGCTACCAGGGGCGCATCGACAAGGACGGACGCCGCTACGACGCCCAGGGGCGCTACCAGGGGCGCAACGCGCCTTAG
- a CDS encoding addiction module antidote protein encodes MSHHDAVVRELREDPELAFEYLKATLEEEDEVALRLGLRRLVQAYGAAEVAGKAGLRRENLYRALSPGGNPTLKTLTSILRALGLRLSVERIQSDAQAGC; translated from the coding sequence GTGAGCCATCATGACGCCGTGGTCCGGGAACTGCGGGAAGACCCGGAACTGGCGTTCGAATACCTGAAGGCCACTCTGGAGGAAGAGGACGAGGTTGCGCTCCGGCTGGGGCTTCGCCGTCTGGTGCAGGCCTATGGCGCGGCGGAGGTGGCCGGAAAGGCCGGACTGCGCAGGGAAAATCTCTACCGGGCGCTCTCTCCTGGCGGCAATCCCACCCTGAAGACGCTTACGTCCATCCTGCGGGCCTTGGGCCTGCGCCTGAGCGTGGAGCGCATCCAGAGCGACGCCCAGGCGGGTTGCTGA
- a CDS encoding HIT family protein, producing MDVLWAPWRMDYILGPKPDSCVFCVPEHAGEDRERLILGRAATCYALMNKFPYNSGHIMICPYRHVSCPTELTAEESSECMAALTATVAILKEAFRPHGINAGLNLGEAAGAGIAAHLHFQIVPRWNGDNSFMAVFGQTHVIPELLLDTYDRIRPRFANAGPFRNI from the coding sequence ATGGATGTGCTCTGGGCGCCCTGGCGGATGGACTACATCCTCGGCCCCAAGCCCGATTCCTGCGTCTTCTGCGTGCCGGAACACGCCGGGGAGGACCGCGAGCGCCTCATCCTGGGCCGGGCCGCCACCTGCTACGCCCTCATGAACAAGTTTCCCTACAACTCGGGGCACATCATGATCTGCCCCTACCGCCACGTGAGCTGTCCCACGGAACTCACGGCCGAGGAGTCCTCGGAGTGCATGGCGGCCCTCACGGCCACGGTGGCCATCCTCAAGGAGGCCTTCAGGCCCCACGGCATCAACGCCGGGCTCAACCTGGGCGAGGCCGCCGGGGCGGGCATCGCGGCGCACCTGCACTTCCAGATCGTGCCGCGCTGGAACGGCGACAATTCCTTCATGGCCGTGTTCGGCCAGACCCACGTGATCCCCGAGCTTCTGCTCGACACCTACGACAGGATCAGGCCGCGTTTCGCGAACGCCGGTCCATTTCGCAACATCTGA
- the clpA gene encoding ATP-dependent Clp protease ATP-binding subunit ClpA, whose translation MLGKRLERVLTNAVKEVKRRNHEYLTLEHLLHAIVQEESGKNILVSCGANVVRLRHQLERFFAEHMETLPQAQAPEVVQTLGVQRVLQRAIMQIQSAGRDKVEVGDVLAALFEEDDSYAVYFLKAQGVTRLDILECISHGQGAEEGREAAGDARQGEPTKQSALEQYTVDLVAKARDNAIDPLIGRSEELTRTIQVLARRRKNNPLYVGDPGVGKTALAEGLALRIVQGEVPESFRQTEVFALDMGALLAGTKYRGDFEARMKAVLNELKAKPGAILFVDEIHTIVGAGATSGGTMDASNILKPVLASGQLRCIGSTTYEEYRNHFEKDRALSRRFQKIDVREPTQDEAVEILKGLKGHYEAHHGVQYTAAALRSAVELSARHVTDRYLPDKAIDVIDEAGAVFRLSPKPGKNAIGVHEIEKVVSGMARVPVQRVSASDRGRLAAVEEELKRLVFGQDEAIDVLAKAIKRSRAGLSPAGKPTGNFLLTGPTGVGKTELAKQLAEVLGIHFMRFDMSEYMEKHAVARLIGAPPGYVGFDQGGLLTDGIRKHPHCVLLLDEIEKAHPDMFNILLQVMDYATLTDNNGRKADFSHVILLMTSNAGAREMAAKTIGFGTQVDDASWHGQKALEKLFSPEFRNRLDAVLSFNPLSSAVMERIVRKYLAELNAQLKERKASAELSEAAVAWLAKRGFDPAFGARPLARLVQEKLKDPLADEMLFGALQKGGTAKVDVGEKNDADGKADSELSFEYAPAKGKEKA comes from the coding sequence ATGCTGGGCAAGAGACTCGAACGCGTCCTCACCAATGCGGTGAAGGAAGTCAAACGGCGCAACCACGAGTACCTGACGCTCGAACACCTCCTGCACGCCATCGTCCAGGAGGAGAGCGGCAAGAACATCCTCGTGAGCTGCGGGGCCAACGTGGTGCGCCTGCGCCACCAGCTGGAGCGCTTTTTCGCCGAACACATGGAAACGCTGCCCCAGGCCCAGGCCCCGGAAGTGGTCCAGACCCTGGGCGTGCAGCGCGTGCTCCAGCGCGCCATCATGCAGATCCAGTCCGCCGGGCGCGACAAGGTGGAGGTGGGCGACGTGCTGGCCGCCCTCTTCGAGGAGGACGACTCCTACGCCGTCTACTTCCTCAAGGCTCAGGGCGTCACGCGCCTGGACATCCTGGAGTGCATCTCCCACGGCCAGGGAGCGGAAGAGGGCCGCGAAGCCGCGGGCGACGCCCGCCAGGGCGAGCCGACCAAGCAGTCCGCCCTGGAGCAGTACACCGTGGACCTGGTGGCCAAGGCCCGCGACAACGCCATCGATCCCCTCATCGGGCGCTCCGAGGAGCTCACGCGTACCATCCAGGTGCTGGCCCGGCGGCGCAAGAACAACCCCCTCTACGTGGGCGACCCCGGCGTGGGCAAGACGGCCCTGGCCGAGGGCTTGGCCCTGCGCATCGTCCAGGGCGAGGTGCCCGAGAGCTTCCGCCAGACCGAGGTCTTCGCCCTGGACATGGGCGCGCTCCTGGCCGGAACCAAGTACCGGGGCGACTTCGAGGCCCGCATGAAGGCCGTGCTGAACGAGCTCAAGGCCAAGCCCGGGGCCATCCTCTTCGTGGACGAGATCCACACCATCGTGGGCGCGGGGGCCACCAGCGGCGGCACCATGGACGCCTCCAACATCCTCAAGCCCGTGCTGGCCTCCGGGCAGCTGCGCTGCATCGGCTCCACCACCTACGAGGAATACCGCAACCACTTCGAGAAGGACCGCGCCCTCTCCCGGCGCTTCCAGAAGATCGACGTGCGCGAACCCACCCAGGACGAGGCCGTGGAAATTCTCAAGGGCCTCAAGGGCCACTATGAGGCGCACCACGGCGTGCAGTACACTGCGGCGGCCCTGCGCAGCGCCGTGGAGCTCTCGGCGCGCCACGTCACCGACCGCTACCTGCCCGACAAGGCCATCGACGTGATCGACGAGGCCGGGGCGGTGTTCCGCCTTTCCCCCAAACCGGGCAAGAACGCCATCGGCGTGCACGAGATCGAGAAGGTGGTCTCGGGCATGGCCCGCGTGCCCGTGCAGCGCGTCTCGGCCTCGGACCGGGGCCGCCTGGCCGCCGTGGAGGAGGAGCTCAAGCGTCTGGTCTTCGGCCAGGACGAAGCCATCGACGTGCTCGCCAAGGCCATCAAGCGCTCCCGGGCCGGTCTCTCCCCTGCGGGCAAGCCCACGGGCAACTTCCTGCTCACCGGTCCCACGGGCGTGGGCAAGACCGAGCTGGCCAAGCAACTGGCCGAGGTGCTGGGCATCCACTTCATGCGCTTCGACATGAGCGAATACATGGAGAAGCACGCCGTGGCCCGGCTCATCGGCGCGCCCCCGGGCTATGTGGGCTTCGACCAGGGCGGGCTGCTCACCGACGGCATCCGCAAGCACCCGCACTGCGTGCTCCTGCTCGACGAGATCGAGAAGGCCCACCCGGACATGTTCAACATCCTGCTCCAGGTGATGGACTACGCCACGCTCACCGACAACAACGGGCGCAAGGCCGACTTCAGCCACGTGATCCTGCTCATGACCTCCAACGCCGGTGCCCGCGAGATGGCCGCCAAGACCATCGGCTTCGGCACCCAGGTGGACGACGCCTCCTGGCACGGCCAGAAGGCCCTGGAAAAACTCTTTTCGCCGGAGTTCCGCAACCGCCTGGATGCGGTGCTCTCCTTCAATCCGCTCTCGAGCGCGGTGATGGAGCGCATCGTGCGCAAGTACCTGGCGGAGTTGAACGCCCAGCTCAAGGAGCGCAAGGCCTCGGCGGAACTGAGCGAGGCGGCCGTGGCCTGGCTGGCCAAACGCGGCTTCGACCCGGCCTTCGGCGCCAGGCCCCTGGCCCGGCTGGTGCAGGAAAAGCTCAAGGACCCCCTGGCCGACGAGATGCTCTTCGGCGCGCTCCAGAAGGGCGGCACGGCCAAGGTGGACGTGGGCGAAAAGAACGACGCGGACGGCAAGGCGGATTCGGAGCTGAGCTTCGAGTACGCACCCGCCAAGGGCAAGGAAAAGGCCTAG
- a CDS encoding methyltransferase domain-containing protein yields the protein MPRFERLRQLVSGIGREHVYRTIYDEHYTPLIQGVEDLDFQGLEAFRKVDFQGKHVVDLGCNFGFFAFEAARRGAASVLAVDREANVLQGACLLRDAFGQNTVNFLACDIESPGNCLQGRTFDMAMLVEFMGKTFVRAGLVERTLAFYERLSDKELVLSVQKSYYVRKELGSDMETMRRFYPEAYLHGGAMHLLEYVRDFFKDRWNIQMLSDLAPGYEKPRKFMRLYR from the coding sequence ATGCCCCGCTTTGAGCGGTTGCGCCAGCTCGTGTCCGGCATCGGCCGGGAACACGTCTACCGCACCATCTACGACGAGCACTACACGCCCCTCATCCAGGGGGTCGAGGATCTGGACTTCCAGGGGCTCGAAGCCTTCCGCAAGGTGGATTTCCAGGGCAAGCACGTGGTGGATCTCGGATGCAACTTCGGGTTCTTCGCCTTCGAGGCCGCCCGCAGGGGGGCGGCGAGCGTGCTGGCCGTGGATCGTGAGGCGAATGTGCTCCAGGGCGCATGCCTTCTGCGCGACGCCTTCGGCCAAAACACTGTGAACTTTCTCGCCTGCGACATCGAAAGCCCCGGCAACTGCCTGCAAGGCCGCACCTTCGACATGGCCATGCTCGTGGAGTTCATGGGCAAGACCTTCGTGCGCGCAGGGTTGGTGGAGCGGACGCTCGCCTTCTACGAGCGTCTCTCCGACAAGGAGCTGGTGCTCTCGGTGCAGAAGTCCTACTACGTCCGCAAGGAGCTGGGCTCCGACATGGAGACCATGCGCCGCTTCTACCCCGAGGCCTACCTGCATGGCGGCGCGATGCACCTTCTCGAATACGTCCGGGACTTCTTCAAGGACCGCTGGAACATCCAGATGCTCTCGGACCTCGCCCCCGGCTACGAAAAGCCCCGCAAATTCATGCGATTGTATCGCTGA